One part of the Dioscorea cayenensis subsp. rotundata cultivar TDr96_F1 chromosome 2, TDr96_F1_v2_PseudoChromosome.rev07_lg8_w22 25.fasta, whole genome shotgun sequence genome encodes these proteins:
- the LOC120279290 gene encoding kunitz trypsin inhibitor 5-like produces METVRLLLAIAEQRRWPVYQFGIKSTFLNGEIYEEVYVEQPLGYEKEEEENKTLIPSNTNMKFLLLSVILSIITVATAHDYNVCDTDGNPLVPGVQYYIVPGITDDAGGLTLESNNGSCPLNVAQSPNNGDLGLPVIFTIANPHKDLIGLGDNIYISFSTSMCAESTGWRITGPDEVSNRYHVSTSKYTGNPLQGTVDNWFRIEQYMNVYRLGFCPNECHDQCGVPQCGVLSVEVVECHRWLVLTGSNESCFPVQFKRA; encoded by the exons ATGGAGACGGTGCGACTCCTCCTTGCCATTGCTGAGCAGAGAAGATGGCCAGTGTATCAGTTTGGCATCAAATCCACGTTTTTGAATGGAGAAATATATGAGGAGGTGTATGTTGAACAACCACTTGGCTAtgagaaagaggaagaagaaaacaag ACCCTAATTCCATCAAACACAAACATGAAGTTCCTCCTCCTCTCTGTCATCCTATCCATCATCACCGTTGCCACAGCACATGACTACAACGTCTGTGACACCGATGGCAATCCTCTAGTTCCCGGCGTTCAGTACTACATTGTCCCGGGGATCACCGATGATGCCGGAGGGCTCACTCTGGAAAGCAACAATGGTTCATGCCCTCTCAATGTAGCTCAATCTCCCAATAATGGAGACTTAGGCTTACCTGTGATCTTCACTATTGCAAACCCTCATAAGGACCTTATTGGTCTTGGAGATAACATATACATTTCCTTTTCGACTTCGATGTGCGCAGAGTCGACGGGCTGGAGGATCACAGGTCCTGATGAAGTTTCCAACAGGTATCATGTTTCAACCTCAAAATATACAGGAAACCCTCTGCAAGGAACAGTGGACAATTGGTTCAGGATAGAACAGTATATGAATGTTTACAGGCTTGGCTTTTGCCCTAATGAGTGTCATGATCAGTGTGGTGTTCCTCAGTGTGGAGTTTTGAGTGTTGAGGTTGTGGAATGTCATCGTTGGTTGGTTTTGACTGGATCTAATGAGAGCTGTTTCCCAGTCCAGTTTAAAAGGGCATGA